In Desulfobotulus pelophilus, a single genomic region encodes these proteins:
- a CDS encoding acetyl-CoA hydrolase/transferase family protein, which translates to MSDVMELYRQKCVSAEKAVSIVKSHDVVDYGFFNGKPVVCDQALAARHEELKDVFIHTAVTIPPIPEVIKYPGSFVYHDLQFSKLTRVLKSSGLPAFYLPIMYHQAPAWFRDGVADHRNVVICAVCPMDRHGYFNLGPHPSATLASMEQADAVILEVVQDMPRCLGGSEESVHISQVDYVVEAPADQKMTDLPVAEPTDTDRRIAGHIMPFIQDGSCIQLGIGGMPNAVGKIIAESDLKDLGGHTEMLSDAYVDMLLSGRMNGARKPFDIGRVPYTFALGSRRMYEFMDNNPAVSAYPASYTNDPKVIGQIDNFVSINNALQVDLFSQINAESLGTTQVSGNGGMWDFVIGAQWSKNGKSFICLASTYKDSEGNLRSRVMPRLKEGSIVTIPRHQVDYVVTEFGAARMRGQSTWSRAERIIGLAHPDFREELIREAQSMGIWRQSSKKDA; encoded by the coding sequence ATGAGCGATGTAATGGAACTGTACCGGCAGAAATGTGTTTCCGCTGAAAAAGCCGTTTCCATTGTCAAATCACACGACGTGGTGGACTATGGTTTTTTTAACGGCAAACCCGTTGTCTGTGATCAGGCTCTGGCCGCACGTCACGAGGAACTGAAGGATGTGTTCATCCACACAGCCGTCACCATCCCCCCCATACCGGAGGTGATCAAATACCCCGGAAGCTTTGTCTACCATGACCTTCAGTTCAGCAAACTCACCCGGGTTCTGAAAAGCAGCGGCCTTCCGGCCTTCTATTTGCCCATCATGTATCATCAGGCACCCGCATGGTTCCGCGATGGCGTGGCGGATCACAGAAATGTGGTCATCTGTGCCGTCTGCCCCATGGACCGGCATGGATACTTCAACCTCGGCCCCCACCCTTCCGCCACCCTTGCGTCCATGGAACAGGCGGACGCGGTCATTCTTGAAGTGGTACAGGACATGCCCCGCTGCCTAGGCGGCTCGGAAGAATCCGTCCATATCTCCCAGGTGGACTATGTTGTGGAAGCACCGGCAGATCAGAAAATGACCGACCTGCCCGTTGCCGAACCTACCGACACAGACAGACGGATTGCAGGCCACATCATGCCATTCATTCAGGATGGCAGCTGCATCCAGCTGGGTATTGGCGGCATGCCCAATGCCGTTGGAAAAATTATAGCCGAATCAGACCTGAAAGATCTCGGCGGTCACACGGAAATGCTTTCCGACGCCTATGTGGATATGCTGCTTTCCGGCCGCATGAACGGAGCCCGCAAACCCTTTGACATCGGCCGGGTTCCCTACACCTTCGCCCTGGGTTCCCGCAGAATGTACGAGTTCATGGATAACAACCCTGCGGTCTCGGCCTACCCGGCCAGCTATACCAATGACCCCAAAGTCATCGGCCAGATCGACAACTTCGTTTCCATCAACAACGCCCTGCAGGTGGACCTTTTCTCCCAAATCAATGCGGAAAGCCTTGGCACCACCCAGGTTTCCGGTAATGGGGGGATGTGGGACTTTGTCATTGGTGCCCAGTGGTCCAAAAACGGAAAAAGCTTTATCTGCCTTGCCTCCACCTACAAAGACAGTGAAGGCAACCTCCGTTCTCGGGTCATGCCCCGACTCAAGGAGGGCAGCATTGTCACCATTCCACGGCATCAGGTGGACTATGTGGTTACGGAATTCGGAGCCGCCAGAATGCGTGGCCAGTCCACATGGAGCCGGGCTGAAAGGATCATCGGCCTCGCCCATCCTGATTTCAGAGAAGAACTGATCCGCGAAGCCCAGTCCATGGGCATCTGGCGTCAGTCCAGCAAAAAAGACGCCTGA
- a CDS encoding CBS domain-containing protein: protein MKNVMVKEVMIPLDEYTTISGEQSLYDAMLVLEDALKAVKATCGEGHRAVLVFDDKGEIVGKLSHLDVLRAMEPKYFEVGDGSPMSLGLSRFGLSPKFMKGLLEQFSLWDKPLKDIAKKTSRIKVKDVMYTPSAGEYVDEEATLDEGVHQLLLGQHQSLLVTRGEGHKVVGILRLGDVFVKAVELIREEKGE from the coding sequence ATGAAAAATGTAATGGTAAAAGAGGTAATGATTCCTTTGGATGAATACACAACCATTTCCGGTGAACAGAGTCTGTATGATGCCATGCTGGTTCTGGAGGATGCGTTGAAGGCGGTAAAGGCCACCTGTGGTGAAGGCCACAGGGCGGTCCTTGTTTTTGATGACAAGGGTGAAATTGTAGGTAAGCTCAGCCATCTGGATGTGCTACGGGCCATGGAGCCCAAGTATTTTGAGGTGGGAGATGGCAGTCCCATGAGTCTGGGGCTTTCCCGTTTCGGCCTGAGTCCGAAGTTTATGAAGGGGCTTCTGGAACAGTTCAGTCTCTGGGATAAACCCCTGAAGGATATTGCCAAAAAAACTTCGCGCATCAAGGTGAAGGATGTGATGTACACGCCTTCCGCCGGTGAGTATGTGGATGAGGAAGCTACGCTGGATGAGGGTGTGCACCAGCTGCTTCTGGGGCAGCATCAGTCCCTGCTGGTGACCCGGGGAGAGGGCCATAAAGTGGTGGGTATTCTTCGGCTGGGAGATGTTTTTGTGAAGGCTGTTGAACTGATTCGTGAGGAAAAAGGGGAGTAA
- a CDS encoding TIGR00341 family protein codes for MALRLLQARIPDVTRDFLDVVLREEEQIIDRWEEPLEGGGFLVRLLLPQNHTESVSDLMRRHFGNQPGFRAVFFPVEATIPHYDGGRDDTVATQGRISREELYTDVASGAEVSRIFVAAVILSAVVAAIGLRRGDTAIVIGAMVIAPLLTPNIAFALSLVLGSRTLAVSAVRASGAGILITLAIAGGIGFLMGVDRDVSAIMNRTEVGLGDVFLSLASGCAGTLAFTAGVPAALTGVMVAVALMPPLVVCGMLLGDGAWTLAGGAFLLCFVNISGVNLAAILTLIAQGISPMNSWHKTPARIVGRLGLLVWILVMAGLVFLILWKL; via the coding sequence ATGGCACTGCGCTTGCTTCAGGCCAGAATACCGGATGTTACCCGGGACTTTCTGGATGTTGTGCTCCGGGAAGAAGAGCAGATTATTGATCGCTGGGAGGAGCCTCTGGAAGGGGGCGGTTTTCTGGTACGCCTGCTTCTTCCCCAGAATCATACAGAATCCGTATCCGATCTTATGCGTCGGCACTTTGGGAACCAGCCTGGCTTCAGGGCTGTGTTTTTTCCAGTGGAAGCCACCATCCCCCATTATGATGGCGGAAGGGATGACACGGTAGCCACGCAGGGTCGCATCAGTCGGGAAGAACTGTATACCGATGTTGCTTCCGGAGCGGAAGTTTCCCGTATTTTTGTGGCGGCGGTTATACTTTCCGCTGTGGTAGCTGCCATCGGTCTGCGTCGCGGGGATACGGCCATAGTCATTGGTGCCATGGTCATTGCCCCGCTTTTAACGCCGAACATTGCTTTTGCCCTTTCTCTGGTGCTGGGTAGCCGCACTCTTGCCGTGAGTGCGGTGCGGGCCAGTGGTGCAGGAATCCTGATTACCCTTGCCATTGCGGGCGGTATCGGTTTTCTGATGGGAGTGGACAGGGATGTCTCCGCCATCATGAACCGGACAGAGGTGGGGCTGGGAGATGTGTTTCTTTCCCTTGCCTCCGGATGTGCCGGAACCCTGGCTTTTACTGCGGGCGTACCCGCAGCCCTTACGGGGGTGATGGTGGCCGTTGCCCTGATGCCACCCCTTGTGGTCTGCGGAATGCTCCTTGGCGATGGGGCATGGACCCTTGCCGGGGGGGCCTTTCTGCTGTGTTTTGTGAATATCAGCGGCGTTAATCTTGCCGCCATTCTGACCCTGATTGCCCAGGGCATCTCTCCCATGAATTCATGGCATAAAACCCCGGCAAGGATCGTGGGCCGCCTTGGGCTTCTTGTCTGGATTCTTGTGATGGCCGGTCTGGTGTTTTTGATTCTCTGGAAGCTGTAG
- a CDS encoding MogA/MoaB family molybdenum cofactor biosynthesis protein, whose translation MKFPGIKDHGAIPKLRMAILIVSSTRTPDNDKSGRWMSGEVRKEGHELVCRRIIPDDFLAIGGAVLDAVREDRADVVIVSGGTGLTRKDVTIEACRPLFHKELTAFGPLFAQLSFVEIGAAAMLSRAAAGSIGESAVFCIPGSLKACKLACRELIFMEAGHLVSHLRN comes from the coding sequence GTGAAATTTCCAGGGATAAAAGACCATGGGGCCATCCCAAAGCTTAGGATGGCCATTCTTATTGTTTCCAGTACACGCACGCCGGATAATGATAAAAGTGGCAGATGGATGTCTGGAGAAGTGCGGAAGGAGGGGCATGAGCTGGTGTGCCGCCGGATTATTCCGGACGATTTTCTGGCCATCGGCGGAGCTGTTCTGGATGCGGTGCGGGAAGACAGGGCCGATGTGGTCATTGTCAGCGGTGGTACGGGACTGACCCGAAAAGATGTGACCATTGAAGCCTGCAGGCCTTTGTTCCACAAGGAACTGACAGCCTTTGGTCCTCTTTTTGCGCAGCTTTCCTTTGTGGAAATAGGGGCTGCTGCCATGCTTTCCCGGGCTGCTGCGGGCAGTATCGGTGAAAGTGCGGTTTTCTGCATACCCGGAAGCCTCAAGGCCTGTAAGCTGGCATGCAGGGAGTTGATTTTCATGGAAGCAGGTCATCTGGTTTCCCATCTGCGGAATTGA
- the pyrR gene encoding bifunctional pyr operon transcriptional regulator/uracil phosphoribosyltransferase PyrR: MEKQILGPRDMERILTRMAYEILERYTETDRLALVGIHTRGVFLARRLASLIQEISEVPVMQGTLDITLYRDDWTRIAQHPVLRSTDIPFDVDGMDVVLVDDVLYTGRTTRAGMDALIDFGRPRCIGLAVLVDRGHRELPVHADFVGRYVETAKGQTVNVRVVEEDGEDLVLVEVL; encoded by the coding sequence ATGGAAAAGCAGATCCTTGGACCACGGGATATGGAGCGCATTCTTACCCGTATGGCCTATGAAATTTTGGAAAGATATACGGAAACAGATCGTCTTGCCCTTGTGGGCATTCATACCCGGGGCGTTTTTCTGGCCAGACGGCTTGCATCGCTGATTCAGGAGATATCGGAAGTGCCCGTAATGCAGGGAACGCTGGATATTACCCTGTACCGGGATGACTGGACGCGTATCGCACAGCATCCCGTACTGCGCTCTACGGATATTCCCTTTGATGTGGATGGAATGGATGTGGTGCTGGTGGATGACGTTTTGTATACGGGCCGGACCACAAGAGCGGGCATGGATGCCCTGATTGATTTCGGACGGCCCCGTTGTATCGGTCTTGCCGTGCTGGTGGACCGGGGCCACAGGGAGTTGCCTGTTCATGCCGATTTTGTCGGCCGGTATGTGGAAACGGCAAAGGGCCAGACCGTCAATGTCCGCGTGGTTGAGGAGGATGGGGAAGATCTTGTGCTGGTGGAGGTGCTGTGA
- a CDS encoding HAMP domain-containing protein — protein MILFCKECGQRYRIDDRKIPDSTTQLKCPQCSAAILLPSNRADESEESPLPSAEETPAETRPDQATAPRSGSFTQKITFRLLMPFVLILLSVAGCILYSYWQSIPSLMEEQINQRAFAISRSFSVSVTQPLLLRNYLAVNQSAALHAELPGVAYVAVKNRENAIVTGLFGSMDRFDPDFSKNAIARGFPAEILLMNPIDQNEVFSARNIQVGNRKIHDVAVTIRGNGGVVHVGLFMEDAEAAIKNSLKPLAFILSFVFLAGAISLIWVSSSLTVPLKKLTRSANAIALGELNTPVSIQGTGEIAELAKAIEAMRIAIRSAFNRLTNRSSSTGASRH, from the coding sequence ATGATTCTATTCTGTAAGGAATGCGGCCAGCGTTACCGCATCGATGACCGGAAGATTCCCGACAGCACCACGCAGCTGAAATGCCCCCAGTGTTCGGCAGCCATTCTCCTGCCCTCCAACCGGGCGGATGAATCGGAAGAAAGCCCGTTGCCATCCGCCGAAGAAACCCCTGCCGAAACCCGGCCGGATCAGGCCACAGCCCCAAGATCCGGATCTTTTACCCAAAAAATCACCTTTCGCCTGCTCATGCCCTTTGTGCTTATTCTGTTGTCTGTGGCGGGTTGCATCCTGTATTCCTACTGGCAATCCATACCCTCCCTCATGGAAGAGCAGATCAACCAGCGAGCCTTTGCCATATCCCGTTCCTTCAGCGTATCCGTAACCCAACCCCTTCTCCTGAGAAACTATCTCGCCGTGAATCAGTCTGCCGCCCTGCATGCAGAACTGCCCGGCGTCGCCTATGTTGCCGTAAAAAACCGCGAAAACGCCATCGTAACGGGTCTTTTCGGCAGCATGGACCGATTTGACCCGGATTTTTCCAAAAATGCCATTGCCCGAGGCTTTCCCGCAGAAATTCTCCTGATGAATCCCATTGACCAAAACGAGGTATTTTCCGCCCGCAACATTCAGGTGGGAAACCGTAAAATTCATGATGTGGCCGTAACCATACGGGGCAATGGCGGCGTGGTTCATGTGGGCCTTTTCATGGAAGATGCCGAAGCAGCCATCAAAAACAGCCTGAAACCCCTTGCTTTCATTCTCTCCTTTGTCTTTCTGGCAGGGGCCATCAGCCTGATATGGGTCAGCAGCAGCCTGACCGTGCCGCTGAAAAAACTGACCCGCTCTGCCAATGCCATCGCCCTTGGTGAGCTGAATACTCCCGTAAGCATCCAGGGCACAGGAGAAATAGCGGAGCTGGCAAAAGCCATCGAAGCCATGCGCATAGCCATCCGGTCGGCCTTCAACCGGCTTACAAACCGTTCCTCATCCACCGGAGCTTCCCGCCATTAA
- a CDS encoding phosphate/phosphite/phosphonate ABC transporter substrate-binding protein → MRLSFAVLLLSLLALVSASAETYRLSMLPLHSPEEVMERISPLALYLSVRTGKNIIPVIFRSYGDYETRALSGDIAIGYQNPSVYIRISDVHEPLFVAEDSLGGTRFRGLIITAADSPIQSIEELRGKRIAIVGRTSTGGYLSPRLALMEKGIDPEKDCHIIEATDNTQENVIFSVHMGEVDAGFIRESALHMADTYLPPGRIRILAEGQWIPNYCLSVHRNMPEAVKTAIREAVMAIRPEDPVLKSLHIQGWHPIDDAAYHPIRSLSPP, encoded by the coding sequence GTGAGACTATCCTTTGCCGTGCTGCTGCTGTCTTTGCTCGCCCTGGTATCCGCATCCGCAGAAACCTACCGCCTTTCCATGCTTCCCCTGCACAGTCCCGAAGAGGTCATGGAAAGAATCAGCCCACTGGCCCTTTATCTTTCCGTCAGAACGGGGAAAAATATTATCCCCGTCATCTTCCGAAGTTACGGGGACTATGAAACAAGAGCCCTCTCCGGCGACATTGCCATTGGCTATCAGAACCCATCCGTATACATCCGCATATCCGATGTGCACGAACCCCTGTTCGTGGCAGAAGACAGCCTTGGCGGAACCCGCTTCAGGGGACTGATCATAACCGCAGCAGACAGCCCCATCCAGTCCATTGAAGAGCTCAGGGGCAAACGGATAGCCATCGTCGGCCGCACATCCACCGGTGGCTACCTGTCTCCCAGACTGGCCCTGATGGAAAAAGGCATTGATCCGGAAAAAGACTGCCACATCATTGAAGCCACGGACAACACCCAGGAAAATGTAATCTTTTCCGTACACATGGGAGAGGTGGATGCGGGCTTTATCCGCGAATCAGCCCTTCACATGGCGGACACCTACCTGCCACCGGGCCGCATCCGGATTCTTGCCGAAGGCCAGTGGATTCCCAACTACTGCCTTTCCGTCCACCGGAATATGCCGGAAGCCGTCAAAACGGCCATCCGGGAAGCTGTCATGGCCATAAGACCCGAAGATCCTGTTCTGAAAAGCCTTCATATCCAGGGCTGGCACCCCATTGATGACGCAGCCTATCATCCCATACGGAGCCTCTCTCCTCCCTGA
- a CDS encoding DNA recombination protein RmuC has translation MPLDSDLLNLASILFCILMLFLCSGLLYSRQKLKEKLRDTEYSLAISEEKRLFIQKGQESLERSLENLCAKISEENQRHFLEMADRNFRHHLESAGHAMETRELNFRNLLDPVREMLVSYEKEVHTFAKDRERTLGDLHRQLSLLGKAQEDLQSETRRLVSALRQPQTRGRWGESTLRRVVEISGLSSHCDFMEQVHTENEDGRFRPDMLISLPGGRQVVIDAKVPLAAYLDAMEAESDEKRKQSLTAHSRQVAEHVRLLSKKNYWQQFQPSPEFVILFIPGENFFSAALNEKPELLEQAAAKNVLLATPGTLIAMLKTIALVWREQESFENSKKIVSMGKELHQRLLRFCGHMNKMGQELEKSVSTYNQMTGSFERRVIPCLRQFEDLGIAGDTRIPEPGLVENTTKLKV, from the coding sequence ATGCCACTTGATTCTGACCTTCTCAACCTTGCCTCCATCCTGTTTTGCATCCTTATGCTTTTCCTTTGTTCCGGACTTCTCTATTCCAGACAGAAACTGAAAGAAAAACTTCGGGATACGGAGTATTCTCTTGCCATCAGCGAAGAAAAGCGGCTTTTTATCCAAAAGGGGCAGGAATCTCTGGAACGTTCTCTGGAGAACCTCTGCGCTAAAATATCGGAAGAAAATCAACGCCACTTCCTGGAAATGGCGGACAGAAATTTTCGCCATCATCTGGAAAGCGCCGGTCATGCCATGGAAACAAGGGAGCTGAATTTCCGCAACCTTCTGGATCCTGTGCGGGAAATGCTTGTATCCTATGAAAAGGAAGTACACACCTTTGCCAAAGACCGGGAGCGCACCCTTGGCGACCTGCACCGTCAACTCTCCCTTCTGGGAAAGGCTCAGGAAGACCTTCAAAGCGAAACCCGGCGTCTTGTTTCCGCACTCCGACAGCCCCAGACCCGGGGCCGATGGGGAGAAAGCACCCTACGAAGGGTGGTGGAAATCAGCGGTCTTTCCAGCCACTGCGATTTCATGGAGCAGGTGCACACGGAAAACGAAGACGGACGGTTCCGGCCGGACATGCTGATTTCCCTGCCCGGCGGAAGGCAGGTGGTGATTGATGCCAAGGTTCCCCTTGCCGCCTATCTGGATGCCATGGAGGCGGAGAGTGATGAGAAACGCAAACAGTCCCTCACCGCCCACAGCCGACAGGTAGCGGAACATGTGCGCCTGCTTTCAAAAAAAAACTACTGGCAGCAGTTTCAGCCCTCACCGGAATTTGTCATCCTCTTTATTCCCGGTGAAAACTTCTTTTCCGCCGCACTGAATGAAAAACCGGAACTGCTGGAGCAGGCTGCTGCCAAAAATGTGCTTCTGGCCACACCGGGAACCCTCATTGCCATGCTGAAAACCATTGCCCTTGTATGGAGGGAACAGGAATCCTTTGAAAACAGCAAAAAGATTGTTTCCATGGGAAAAGAGTTGCACCAGCGGCTGCTGCGTTTCTGTGGTCACATGAACAAAATGGGACAGGAACTTGAAAAAAGTGTTAGCACATACAACCAGATGACCGGATCCTTTGAACGCCGCGTGATTCCCTGCCTGCGTCAGTTTGAGGATCTCGGCATTGCCGGGGATACCCGCATTCCCGAACCAGGGCTGGTGGAAAACACCACAAAGCTGAAAGTCTGA
- the mltA gene encoding murein transglycosylase A has translation MNVPFFPGKKQKKTGNPATEKKRSRMGSAFFLTLFLVLLITLAACSGKTPPVPPKQESPPPLIRLAPEAYPVFGDDLQYEGLLSVLYKSLEFYRRLSPDRPVRFGEDVYPASHMITTTRELMAIVHSAPDPETLNRVIKDNFLVYRAAGTPPPGSESRPQGKVLFTGYYEPLLKGSLSPGKDFSVPLHGMPDDLREVDLSPFGQEYAGKRIRGRWTGRTFEPYPDRDAICHENALAGKAPVIAYLSCPIDKFFLQVQGSGIVYLEEGGFIRVHYRGQNGRAYRSIGTHLIQTGKVPREEMSMQRIRRYLEENPQEQRSIMAFNPSYVFFHTVSEGPIGALGFSLTPGRSLAVDRRIFPDGAPVFIKTQKPLVYADGSIAAWQNFSRFMAAQDTGGAIRGSGRADIFWGNDGYAEIAAGHLQHPGEMYFLVLKNPDPA, from the coding sequence ATGAATGTCCCGTTTTTTCCCGGAAAGAAGCAAAAAAAGACAGGAAATCCTGCTACGGAAAAAAAGCGGAGCCGCATGGGCTCCGCTTTTTTCCTCACTCTGTTTCTGGTGCTGCTGATCACTCTGGCAGCCTGCTCCGGTAAAACACCGCCCGTCCCACCAAAACAGGAAAGCCCGCCCCCCCTGATCCGGCTGGCCCCGGAAGCCTATCCTGTTTTCGGTGATGACCTCCAGTATGAAGGCCTGCTGTCCGTCCTGTATAAGAGCCTGGAATTCTACAGACGTCTTTCACCGGACCGGCCTGTCCGTTTTGGCGAAGATGTCTATCCAGCAAGCCACATGATCACCACAACCCGGGAGCTGATGGCCATTGTGCACAGCGCCCCGGACCCGGAAACCCTGAACAGGGTAATCAAAGATAATTTCCTTGTATACAGGGCCGCAGGAACCCCACCACCGGGCAGCGAATCAAGGCCTCAGGGGAAAGTACTCTTTACGGGCTATTATGAACCCCTTCTGAAGGGAAGCCTGAGTCCCGGAAAAGACTTCTCTGTTCCTTTACACGGCATGCCCGATGACCTCAGAGAGGTGGATCTTTCACCCTTCGGCCAGGAATATGCGGGCAAACGCATTCGCGGTCGCTGGACAGGCCGGACCTTTGAACCCTATCCGGACAGGGATGCCATCTGTCATGAAAATGCCCTCGCAGGAAAGGCCCCTGTCATTGCCTATCTCTCCTGCCCCATCGACAAATTTTTTCTTCAGGTACAGGGCTCGGGCATTGTGTATCTGGAAGAAGGCGGCTTCATTCGCGTACACTACAGGGGCCAGAACGGCAGAGCCTACCGCTCCATCGGTACCCACCTCATTCAGACAGGCAAAGTGCCCAGAGAAGAGATGTCCATGCAGCGCATCCGTCGGTATCTGGAGGAAAATCCTCAGGAGCAGCGCTCCATCATGGCCTTCAATCCTTCCTATGTCTTTTTCCATACGGTAAGTGAAGGGCCCATCGGTGCCCTTGGCTTCTCCCTCACCCCGGGAAGATCTCTGGCCGTTGACCGGAGAATTTTTCCCGACGGCGCTCCGGTTTTCATTAAAACGCAGAAACCTCTTGTCTATGCCGATGGCAGCATCGCCGCATGGCAGAATTTTTCCCGTTTCATGGCGGCTCAGGATACGGGAGGAGCCATCCGCGGCAGCGGAAGAGCCGATATTTTCTGGGGGAACGACGGGTATGCGGAGATTGCAGCAGGCCACCTGCAGCACCCGGGAGAAATGTATTTTCTGGTGCTAAAAAACCCTGATCCAGCCTGA
- a CDS encoding electron transfer flavoprotein subunit alpha/FixB family protein, producing the protein MTDTVKDFSDDKGVWVFTEQQDGNLARTTLSLEMLGEGRKLADKLGVPLTAFLLGHNVQALAEELIAYGADIVLLADDPALAQYRTGLYTDIICEEARKRKPDVLLVGASPVGRDLAPRISFRLHTGCTADCTHLDIDEEKKILVSTRPAFGGNVMATILCPDHRPQMSTVRPGVMEMPDKDSSREGEVVRLELSIDEASDPVKVLSVKKREHSGINIREAERIVCVGMGAGDTRTFAKLEELARELDAQVGGTRPVVEACLITHDCQIGQTGKTVRPELYMACGVSGTVQHTTGMSGAKTIVAINKDSNAEIFNFAHYGIVGDASLVVPALIEQIRKARKVS; encoded by the coding sequence ATGACGGATACAGTAAAAGATTTCAGTGATGACAAGGGAGTATGGGTTTTCACGGAGCAGCAGGACGGCAACCTGGCCCGTACCACCCTTTCCCTGGAAATGCTGGGAGAAGGGCGCAAACTTGCCGATAAACTCGGTGTACCCCTTACGGCTTTCCTTCTCGGTCACAATGTGCAAGCGCTGGCAGAAGAGCTGATCGCATATGGCGCAGACATTGTTCTTCTTGCCGATGATCCGGCTCTGGCCCAGTATCGCACAGGCCTCTATACGGATATCATATGTGAGGAAGCCCGGAAGAGAAAGCCCGATGTACTGCTTGTGGGTGCGTCCCCCGTGGGCCGGGATCTGGCTCCCCGTATTTCTTTCCGGCTGCACACCGGTTGCACGGCGGACTGTACCCATCTGGATATTGATGAGGAAAAGAAAATACTCGTTTCCACCCGTCCTGCCTTTGGCGGCAATGTTATGGCTACCATTCTCTGCCCGGATCACCGGCCCCAGATGTCCACCGTACGGCCGGGAGTGATGGAAATGCCGGATAAAGATTCTTCCCGTGAGGGTGAGGTGGTCCGGCTGGAGCTTTCCATTGACGAGGCGTCGGATCCGGTGAAAGTCCTTTCCGTTAAAAAGCGGGAGCACAGTGGTATCAATATCCGGGAAGCGGAGAGGATTGTCTGTGTGGGGATGGGAGCCGGAGATACCCGGACCTTTGCTAAGCTGGAAGAGCTGGCCCGGGAGCTGGACGCTCAGGTCGGTGGTACCCGTCCGGTGGTGGAGGCATGTCTGATTACCCATGACTGCCAGATCGGGCAGACCGGCAAGACTGTCAGGCCGGAACTCTATATGGCCTGTGGGGTTTCCGGAACGGTGCAGCATACTACGGGCATGTCCGGTGCGAAAACCATTGTTGCCATTAATAAAGATTCCAATGCAGAAATTTTTAATTTTGCCCATTATGGCATTGTCGGCGATGCCTCTCTGGTTGTCCCTGCCCTTATTGAGCAGATCCGCAAAGCCAGAAAGGTTTCGTAG
- a CDS encoding electron transfer flavoprotein subunit beta/FixA family protein, with translation MNIIVCIKQVPDVTEVTWDENGSLIRTGLPSIINPNDKNALEAALTLKDSHGGTVTVMSMGPPQVEEALREALGMGCDRAILLTDRRFGGADCWATAYTLGLAIQKIADFDMVITGVEAMDGNTAQVGPELADYLKLPLCSYALNIRCEGGRVSVLQNMGDMVRELEAPLPCLITAEKELNEPRVAPMDMIMEAYAKEIEIWGMDVLGGDPANFGLKGSPTRLRKVFTPKRVKGQVEILEGDAEESARKLVEKLKEHNFI, from the coding sequence ATGAACATTATTGTCTGTATTAAACAGGTCCCGGACGTAACGGAAGTCACATGGGATGAAAATGGATCACTGATCCGTACCGGACTTCCCAGTATCATCAACCCCAATGATAAAAACGCTCTGGAAGCAGCCCTCACCCTGAAAGATAGCCACGGTGGCACAGTAACGGTCATGTCCATGGGACCGCCTCAGGTGGAGGAAGCCCTGCGGGAAGCACTGGGCATGGGCTGTGACAGGGCTATCCTGCTGACGGATCGCCGGTTCGGTGGCGCCGATTGTTGGGCCACGGCCTATACTCTGGGCCTTGCCATTCAGAAAATTGCTGATTTTGACATGGTCATAACCGGTGTGGAAGCCATGGACGGCAACACCGCACAGGTGGGGCCTGAGCTGGCGGATTATCTGAAACTGCCCCTTTGTTCCTATGCTCTGAATATTCGGTGTGAAGGGGGCAGGGTCTCGGTTCTTCAGAACATGGGCGATATGGTGCGGGAACTGGAAGCCCCCCTGCCCTGCCTCATCACCGCAGAAAAGGAGTTGAATGAACCCCGTGTTGCGCCCATGGACATGATCATGGAAGCCTATGCCAAGGAAATTGAAATATGGGGGATGGATGTCCTGGGCGGCGATCCTGCTAACTTTGGCCTCAAGGGTTCGCCCACACGGCTGCGCAAGGTGTTTACGCCTAAGCGGGTCAAGGGACAGGTGGAAATTCTCGAAGGCGATGCTGAAGAATCCGCCCGGAAGCTTGTGGAAAAGCTGAAAGAACACAATTTTATTTAA